Proteins from a single region of Catenulispora acidiphila DSM 44928:
- a CDS encoding helix-turn-helix domain-containing protein, which translates to MSSVPAEQSVDQLEGSEDSSPADSGPTVLRMLLGSQLRKLRVAAGVTRGAAGYEIRCSHTKISRMELGQVSFKRRDVADLLTLYGVSDEAERDAILTLAAQANARGWWHGFADLMPGWFEVYVGLEEAASVIRGYEAQFIPGLLQSEDYARAVIRDGYPLAAPDEIERRVRLRMNRARLVHSPEPPRIWSIIDEAAVRRQPGGTAVMRAQLEHLLELCRLPHITVQVAPFARGGPAAAGPFTILRFAEPALPDIVYLEQLTGAAYLDKREDLDAYTTVMDQLAVQALTPADTIGFLTRMIEGY; encoded by the coding sequence ATGAGCTCGGTACCGGCTGAGCAATCGGTCGATCAGCTTGAAGGGTCCGAGGACAGCAGCCCCGCGGACAGCGGCCCCACTGTGCTGCGCATGCTGCTGGGGTCGCAGCTGCGCAAGTTGCGCGTCGCTGCCGGTGTCACGCGTGGTGCGGCGGGCTATGAGATTCGCTGTTCCCATACCAAGATCAGCCGGATGGAGCTGGGGCAGGTCAGCTTCAAGCGGCGGGATGTCGCCGATTTGTTGACCCTGTACGGCGTCTCCGATGAGGCCGAGCGCGACGCGATCCTCACGCTGGCTGCGCAGGCCAATGCGCGCGGCTGGTGGCACGGGTTCGCCGATCTGATGCCTGGCTGGTTCGAGGTCTACGTCGGGTTGGAGGAGGCTGCCTCAGTCATTCGCGGCTACGAGGCGCAGTTCATCCCCGGGTTGTTGCAGAGCGAGGATTACGCGCGTGCCGTCATCCGCGACGGCTATCCGCTCGCCGCGCCCGACGAGATCGAGCGGCGGGTTCGGCTGCGGATGAACCGGGCGCGGCTGGTGCACAGCCCTGAGCCGCCGCGGATCTGGTCGATCATCGATGAGGCGGCCGTGCGTCGTCAGCCCGGCGGCACGGCCGTCATGCGGGCCCAGTTGGAGCACCTGCTGGAGCTGTGCCGGCTGCCGCACATCACGGTCCAGGTCGCGCCGTTCGCGCGCGGGGGTCCGGCGGCGGCCGGGCCGTTCACCATCCTGCGCTTCGCCGAGCCGGCGCTGCCCGACATCGTCTACTTGGAACAGCTCACCGGTGCGGCGTATCTGGACAAGCGCGAGGACCTGGACGCGTACACGACCGTCATGGACCAGCTGGCGGTGCAGGCGCTGACCCCCGCCGACACCATCGGTTTCCTCACCCGGATGATCGAAGGGTACTGA
- a CDS encoding MFS transporter, producing the protein MNTSHEATMLGTLRIRDYRLLLTGQLLSSIGNWLLLVAAPFFVFRLTGSTMATGLSMAAETVPAVLLGPVAGVFVDRWDRRWTMIATDVLRAGAVLLLLLVHSRDQVWIVYAALALESAFGQYFGPAQGALIPNLVGRGPALSAANSLGQLVGGTIRLVGGPLGGVLFAVAGFRAVVAVDAASYVASACLIGLIRFRAVRDAVDVGRAPDATIGVVRLLAEDLRVGFGHLRHTPAVPTLFGVAVVFFTGNAVLTALLVPYLSTVLDSGAQSLGILFGALGIGFVLGAPASRLVAGRLSDRTTIAASLGLLAAVFAITFNTPHLAGDIALFTLIGPPAVCFLVTADTSITRRTPDRLQGRVSSVYLAAQGLATLVGMIAGSLLGQRLGVVATMDGAAVLIAVSAGGALLLPGS; encoded by the coding sequence GTGAACACTTCCCACGAAGCGACCATGCTCGGCACACTGCGCATCCGCGACTACCGCCTGCTCCTGACCGGCCAGTTGTTGTCCAGCATCGGAAACTGGCTCCTTCTGGTCGCAGCACCCTTTTTCGTCTTCCGCCTGACCGGATCCACGATGGCGACCGGATTGTCCATGGCGGCGGAGACCGTCCCGGCCGTGTTGCTGGGACCGGTCGCAGGAGTCTTCGTCGACCGCTGGGACCGGCGCTGGACGATGATCGCGACCGACGTGCTGCGCGCTGGAGCGGTACTTCTGCTGCTGCTCGTCCACAGTCGGGATCAGGTATGGATCGTGTACGCCGCGCTCGCGCTGGAGTCCGCGTTCGGACAGTACTTCGGGCCCGCGCAGGGTGCGCTCATTCCGAATCTCGTGGGGCGCGGCCCGGCACTCAGTGCGGCGAATTCTTTGGGGCAGTTGGTCGGCGGGACGATCCGCCTTGTCGGCGGACCGCTGGGTGGCGTGCTGTTCGCGGTTGCCGGGTTCCGTGCTGTGGTGGCGGTCGACGCTGCCAGCTATGTCGCGTCGGCGTGCCTCATAGGCCTGATTCGGTTTCGGGCGGTACGGGATGCGGTTGATGTCGGACGCGCGCCTGATGCCACCATTGGCGTCGTCCGATTGCTGGCCGAAGACCTGCGCGTCGGATTCGGCCACTTGCGACACACACCGGCGGTCCCGACACTGTTCGGCGTCGCAGTGGTCTTCTTCACCGGCAACGCCGTGCTGACCGCACTGCTCGTCCCCTACCTCAGCACCGTCCTGGACAGCGGCGCGCAAAGCCTCGGCATCCTGTTCGGGGCACTCGGCATCGGCTTCGTCCTCGGCGCCCCCGCCAGCCGCCTGGTCGCAGGACGACTGTCGGACCGGACCACGATCGCGGCCAGCCTGGGTCTGCTCGCCGCAGTCTTCGCAATAACGTTCAACACGCCACACCTGGCCGGGGACATCGCGCTGTTCACCCTCATCGGCCCACCGGCGGTCTGCTTCCTGGTCACCGCCGACACCTCGATCACCCGCCGGACGCCCGACCGCCTCCAGGGACGCGTCAGTTCCGTCTATCTGGCCGCGCAAGGACTGGCCACCTTGGTCGGCATGATCGCCGGTTCACTGCTCGGCCAACGGCTCGGCGTCGTCGCCACGATGGACGGCGCCGCTGTATTGATCGCAGTGTCGGCGGGAGGGGCTCTGCTCTTGCCAGGCTCCTGA